The following proteins are encoded in a genomic region of Sulfurospirillum arsenophilum NBRC 109478:
- a CDS encoding EAL domain-containing protein, with protein MGNSAEKEQEQQEKIKLLSRELRVVQKNLVDQFYTDPLTRLPNLYKLRHDLEETNDFTLIIANIDNFKLLNDFYGFVVGDFILESFAKTLKIELQEISVYRIAGDEFAILVREKMSFYLLKNYLNHLTKQLTHLKYAYAQTEIYVDCTLSSSASFINDDIFSKVSMALKYAKKEQLKFWIYEDTMNFSQEYESNLKYATKVRKAIVDYSGIVPYFQPIIDNLTNEIVKFEALSRLVDEEGIIHSPHNFIPIAKMIKVYDKITMTIIDKSFKAFETHPFDFSINLSFEDIINQEIYDFIIRKLRDSNMGHRITFELLESEKVNDFDKVVHFFNEIKRYGAKVAIDDFGSGFSNFSYIIKLSPDFIKIDGSLIKDIDKDKNAQIVVETIVDFSKKLGIKTVAEFVHSSTVLSTVKRLGIDYSQGYFIDMPSPQITP; from the coding sequence ATGGGAAATAGCGCTGAAAAAGAGCAAGAACAACAAGAGAAGATTAAACTTTTATCGCGCGAACTCCGTGTGGTGCAAAAAAATCTCGTCGATCAGTTTTACACAGACCCTCTCACACGCCTTCCAAATCTTTATAAGTTACGCCACGACCTTGAAGAGACGAATGACTTTACGCTTATCATTGCGAACATCGACAACTTTAAATTGCTGAATGATTTTTATGGTTTTGTTGTTGGTGACTTCATCTTAGAGTCGTTTGCAAAAACCCTCAAAATTGAGCTTCAAGAGATTTCTGTTTACCGCATTGCTGGCGATGAGTTTGCTATTTTAGTGCGCGAGAAAATGAGTTTTTATCTTTTGAAAAACTATCTCAATCATCTCACCAAGCAACTTACCCATCTCAAATACGCTTATGCACAAACAGAGATTTATGTCGATTGTACGCTTTCATCTAGTGCGAGTTTCATAAACGATGACATCTTCTCTAAAGTGAGTATGGCTTTAAAATACGCAAAAAAAGAGCAACTAAAGTTTTGGATATATGAAGACACGATGAACTTTTCACAAGAGTATGAAAGCAACCTCAAGTATGCGACCAAAGTGCGCAAAGCCATCGTTGACTACTCAGGTATCGTGCCTTATTTTCAACCGATCATCGACAATCTAACCAATGAAATTGTAAAGTTTGAAGCACTTTCTCGCCTTGTTGATGAAGAGGGTATCATCCACTCACCACACAATTTTATTCCAATTGCCAAGATGATTAAAGTGTACGACAAAATCACGATGACCATCATCGACAAGAGCTTTAAAGCTTTTGAAACACATCCGTTTGATTTTAGCATCAACCTCTCTTTTGAAGATATTATTAACCAAGAGATTTACGACTTTATCATCCGAAAATTGCGTGACTCCAACATGGGGCATCGCATAACCTTTGAGCTTTTAGAGTCTGAGAAGGTCAATGACTTTGACAAAGTAGTGCATTTTTTCAATGAGATCAAACGTTATGGGGCAAAAGTTGCGATAGACGATTTTGGAAGTGGCTTTTCAAACTTTTCATATATCATTAAACTGAGTCCTGACTTTATCAAGATCGATGGCAGCCTTATTAAAGACATTGACAAAGACAAAAACGCACAAATCGTTGTTGAGACTATCGTTGACTTTTCCAAAAAACTGGGCATCAAAACAGTCGCGGAGTTTGTGCATTCCAGTACAGTCCTTTCCACCGTGAAAAGGCTAGGCATAGACTATTCACAGGGTTATTTTATCGATATGCCATCCCCGCAAATTACACCTTAA
- the trxC gene encoding thioredoxin TrxC, with translation MKVICPSCLATNNVPKLEVYKKANCGKCKASLLDPHPLALTSDTLEAVLESTDVPVIVDFWAPWCGPCKMFAPIYEQAARAYPLRVLFAKVDTEAEQFLASRFKIRSIPTLIVFKNGVEVERVSGAMNDEGLDRFVERFL, from the coding sequence ATGAAAGTTATTTGCCCCTCTTGTCTCGCAACCAATAATGTTCCAAAACTGGAAGTCTATAAAAAAGCCAATTGTGGAAAATGCAAGGCTTCCTTACTCGACCCACACCCACTTGCACTTACAAGCGACACCCTAGAAGCCGTATTAGAGAGTACCGATGTTCCCGTCATCGTAGACTTTTGGGCACCTTGGTGTGGCCCATGTAAAATGTTTGCACCTATCTATGAACAAGCTGCACGCGCTTACCCTCTTCGTGTGCTCTTCGCCAAAGTCGACACCGAAGCAGAACAATTCCTCGCTTCGCGCTTTAAAATTCGCTCTATCCCCACGCTGATTGTTTTTAAAAATGGTGTGGAGGTTGAGCGTGTATCGGGTGCTATGAATGATGAAGGCTTGGATAGATTTGTGGAGAGGTTTTTATAA
- a CDS encoding DUF4392 domain-containing protein → MRNFHTIEEIVLQHSTRNMDKIQAHFPNEHTKNAVQAFLKLEKGVIFIYTGFYVAGFAETDGPLGAYFLAKAFEKLGYTSVIITDSFCEDYFPDIKTLYIPLSGLSEEESTMILNTYKPICHLSIERCGQNAEGRYLNARGVDIKEFTAPVDELFRKGSQTAPSFGIGDGGNEVGMGSFADVLKNKEFFYDYCVIPCDYPMIASVSNWGGYGFIAELEKSLHVNVLPSFEEVEKYLAFIVEKGSVDGIKRESVMSVDGKEWALEPQILQALKDYATQG, encoded by the coding sequence ATGCGCAATTTTCATACAATTGAAGAGATCGTTCTCCAACACTCTACCCGCAATATGGATAAAATTCAAGCTCACTTTCCCAATGAACATACTAAAAATGCTGTTCAGGCTTTTTTGAAACTCGAAAAAGGTGTTATTTTCATCTATACAGGGTTTTACGTTGCAGGTTTTGCTGAGACCGATGGCCCTTTGGGTGCGTACTTTTTAGCAAAAGCGTTTGAAAAGCTAGGGTATACCTCTGTTATTATCACCGATTCTTTTTGTGAAGACTATTTTCCTGACATCAAAACGCTCTATATTCCCCTCTCTGGGCTGAGTGAGGAAGAGAGCACGATGATCTTAAACACCTACAAACCTATTTGCCATCTCTCCATCGAGCGCTGCGGACAAAATGCTGAGGGTCGCTACCTCAACGCTCGTGGCGTTGACATCAAAGAGTTTACAGCACCCGTGGATGAACTCTTTAGAAAAGGAAGTCAAACCGCTCCTAGTTTTGGGATAGGCGATGGTGGCAATGAAGTGGGAATGGGAAGCTTTGCAGACGTGCTCAAAAACAAAGAATTCTTTTATGACTACTGTGTCATTCCCTGCGACTACCCGATGATCGCTTCGGTTTCTAACTGGGGAGGTTATGGCTTTATCGCAGAGCTTGAAAAATCTTTACATGTAAATGTTCTGCCAAGTTTTGAAGAAGTTGAAAAGTACCTTGCCTTCATTGTAGAAAAAGGCTCGGTGGATGGCATCAAACGAGAGTCTGTCATGTCCGTCGATGGTAAAGAGTGGGCATTAGAGCCTCAAATTCTCCAAGCACTTAAAGATTACGCTACACAAGGATAA
- a CDS encoding putative hydro-lyase: MYPKELRAKIAKGEFTRPTAGECPGYIQMNMVALPREYAKRFEAFAKENAKAIPVLEVIHEGHLSKVLAPGADILNEIPKYNILKEGVVVETVTDITPYYNPDLVFFLIGCSFSFETALIENGMPLRHVDQQKNVAMYRTNIALKSVEGFSGEMVVSMRPIKKEKVADACVVTSHYPRMHGSPIQVGYPEMIGINDVSKPDYGDAIEIKADEIPLFWPCGVTPQNVISSMKLPFAITHSPGHMFVTDKKDSEYYE; the protein is encoded by the coding sequence ATGTATCCAAAAGAGTTGCGCGCTAAAATTGCCAAAGGCGAATTTACAAGACCGACAGCGGGTGAATGTCCTGGATACATCCAGATGAATATGGTAGCGCTTCCAAGAGAGTACGCCAAACGTTTTGAAGCGTTTGCCAAAGAAAATGCCAAAGCCATTCCTGTGCTCGAAGTGATTCACGAGGGACATCTCTCCAAAGTACTTGCCCCAGGTGCAGACATCTTAAACGAGATACCAAAGTACAACATTTTAAAAGAGGGTGTGGTGGTTGAAACGGTAACGGATATCACACCGTATTACAATCCTGATCTTGTCTTTTTCTTGATTGGGTGTAGTTTTTCATTTGAAACGGCACTGATTGAAAATGGTATGCCGCTTCGCCATGTCGATCAGCAAAAAAATGTTGCGATGTACCGCACGAACATCGCACTCAAATCGGTTGAAGGCTTTTCGGGGGAAATGGTGGTCAGTATGCGTCCAATCAAAAAAGAGAAAGTGGCGGATGCATGTGTGGTCACAAGCCATTACCCACGTATGCACGGCTCACCGATTCAAGTGGGTTACCCTGAGATGATCGGCATTAACGATGTTTCAAAGCCTGATTATGGCGATGCTATTGAGATCAAAGCAGATGAAATTCCTCTTTTCTGGCCATGTGGCGTGACACCGCAAAATGTCATTTCAAGCATGAAACTTCCTTTTGCGATCACCCACTCACCGGGGCATATGTTTGTGACCGATAAAAAAGATAGCGAGTACTACGAGTAA
- a CDS encoding polysaccharide deacetylase family protein — MLRLFFSMMLCWLPLSAIEHIEHYEIFTKQYQENDTLFLVSRRFELSGVTFYLTTNTQTLQTKVLSFDASKFMPLDENFSKTPFAKQLSDATALQGKGGATHGTTQNDKAIYLTMDLCPSAKKGYESEFIEHLTKQNGKTPIAIALSSAWREHHTKEFEALLKNPLLEITWVNHTHTHFYDPKLVERQNFMLHVNTDVKAEILGVEKTLLEEGITPSVFFRFPGLIADAKLMRELRETYFLIPLGANAWIAKNEPIKTGSIILIHGNKNEPQGIAMMEKKLPDVVKNYKFHAIKEAFVQ; from the coding sequence ATGTTAAGACTATTTTTTTCTATGATGCTCTGTTGGCTTCCATTGTCTGCGATTGAGCATATTGAACACTATGAGATATTTACAAAGCAGTACCAAGAAAACGACACACTCTTTCTCGTCTCTCGGCGTTTTGAGCTGAGTGGTGTCACTTTTTACCTCACCACAAACACGCAAACCTTGCAAACCAAAGTCCTCTCGTTCGATGCCTCAAAGTTCATGCCTTTAGATGAAAATTTTTCAAAAACACCCTTTGCAAAACAACTTTCCGATGCTACAGCTTTACAGGGTAAAGGTGGTGCAACACATGGCACTACGCAAAATGATAAAGCCATTTACCTCACGATGGATCTCTGCCCTTCTGCTAAAAAAGGCTATGAGAGTGAATTTATAGAGCATTTAACCAAACAAAATGGAAAAACACCCATCGCCATTGCGCTCAGTTCGGCTTGGAGGGAACATCACACAAAAGAGTTTGAAGCACTTTTAAAAAACCCACTTTTAGAGATCACATGGGTGAACCACACGCATACCCATTTTTACGACCCCAAACTTGTTGAACGTCAAAATTTCATGTTACATGTAAACACCGATGTCAAAGCAGAAATATTAGGAGTAGAAAAAACGCTTTTAGAAGAAGGCATTACGCCCTCGGTCTTCTTTCGCTTCCCAGGCTTAATTGCCGATGCAAAACTGATGCGTGAGCTTAGGGAAACCTACTTTTTGATTCCTTTGGGTGCTAATGCGTGGATTGCGAAGAATGAGCCGATCAAAACGGGAAGTATCATTCTTATTCATGGCAATAAGAATGAGCCTCAGGGAATTGCAATGATGGAGAAAAAGCTTCCTGATGTCGTGAAAAACTATAAGTTTCATGCCATCAAAGAAGCGTTTGTTCAGTAA
- a CDS encoding ester cyclase, which translates to MAKQIRQLIEEYYEVLWNEKKLDQAHKFLDPSLNFRGSLGMRVDSINGFCDYAKMLFSAFPNLYHVIEDIVIEGDKAAVRLVYTATHSGKLFGFEPTGNRIRYSGACFFKFENEKIVDAWVLGDLNALYGQLNVAEHH; encoded by the coding sequence ATGGCAAAGCAGATAAGACAACTGATTGAAGAGTACTACGAAGTGCTTTGGAATGAGAAGAAACTTGACCAAGCACACAAATTTTTAGACCCTTCGCTTAATTTTAGAGGCTCTTTAGGTATGAGAGTCGACAGCATCAATGGCTTTTGTGACTATGCCAAGATGCTTTTTAGTGCTTTTCCAAATCTTTACCATGTGATTGAAGACATTGTCATTGAAGGTGATAAAGCCGCTGTAAGACTGGTATATACAGCAACGCACTCAGGAAAGCTCTTTGGATTTGAGCCAACGGGCAACCGTATCCGTTACTCAGGTGCGTGCTTTTTTAAATTTGAAAACGAAAAAATTGTCGATGCGTGGGTTTTAGGTGATCTTAACGCCTTATATGGACAGCTTAACGTCGCTGAGCATCATTAA
- a CDS encoding DMT family transporter, with protein sequence MSYTKAFGITSLGMLLMSFESPLIKMTHVPAQNFTFYFGLCMFLTMNITLWSRHQNNIASLYKNHLSSILWSGLCIGLSNLLFILAIKHTSVASAVFILSTGPLVSAMIAFIFFRQKTPRRTFGAIFFVFIGLAIILFNDLELGNMEGNLYAFGCVLAFVSMLAVLERDKEANRLACFGTGALIASLLAALTAPIIVPDSYSLWIIVFMGALLTPLSRAFIGMGTKVLPSVEVALLTIIEPVLAPFWVWILMDEKPHINTLMGGAIIVTTLIVHSMMAHKEAKQYNV encoded by the coding sequence ATGAGCTACACCAAAGCCTTTGGGATTACCTCCCTTGGTATGTTACTAATGAGTTTTGAATCACCACTCATTAAGATGACACATGTGCCTGCCCAAAATTTTACGTTTTACTTTGGTCTATGCATGTTTTTAACGATGAATATTACCTTGTGGTCAAGGCATCAAAATAACATTGCATCCCTCTATAAAAACCATCTCTCCTCTATCTTGTGGAGTGGACTTTGTATAGGACTGAGCAATCTTTTGTTTATTCTTGCCATCAAACATACCAGTGTTGCCAGCGCTGTGTTCATCTTAAGTACAGGACCGCTGGTAAGTGCAATGATCGCGTTTATCTTTTTCAGACAAAAAACACCACGCCGTACTTTTGGGGCAATCTTTTTTGTTTTCATAGGGCTTGCCATTATTTTATTCAATGATTTAGAACTGGGCAATATGGAAGGAAATCTCTACGCTTTTGGCTGTGTGCTTGCTTTTGTATCGATGCTCGCAGTTTTAGAACGCGACAAAGAGGCTAATCGTCTCGCGTGTTTTGGAACGGGTGCGCTCATCGCTTCACTCTTAGCAGCACTCACAGCACCGATTATCGTGCCCGATAGCTATTCACTTTGGATTATTGTCTTTATGGGTGCGTTATTAACACCGCTTTCACGGGCATTTATTGGCATGGGGACGAAAGTCTTACCTTCGGTGGAAGTGGCACTTTTGACGATTATTGAGCCAGTGTTAGCACCCTTTTGGGTCTGGATACTCATGGATGAAAAACCGCATATCAATACATTGATGGGAGGCGCCATCATCGTGACGACCTTGATCGTTCACTCAATGATGGCACATAAAGAAGCTAAACAATATAATGTTTAA
- a CDS encoding VF530 family DNA-binding protein yields MNNNEQTKNPLHGVTLEKLVTELQAHYGWEKLDEMMHMNCFHVNPSINSCLKFFRKTPWAREKIEKLYINFRKNQTK; encoded by the coding sequence ATGAATAATAACGAACAAACAAAAAACCCACTTCATGGTGTCACGCTCGAAAAGCTCGTCACTGAATTACAAGCGCATTATGGCTGGGAAAAGCTCGATGAAATGATGCACATGAACTGTTTTCATGTCAATCCTAGCATCAACTCATGCCTAAAATTTTTCCGAAAAACCCCTTGGGCACGCGAAAAAATCGAAAAACTCTACATCAACTTTCGTAAAAACCAAACGAAGTAA
- a CDS encoding SDR family oxidoreductase — MSKIVLITGATSGFGEATAERFAKAGYKVIVTGRRKERLEALKAKLPTCDILPLCFDVTQKEEVFNAIASLPKEYKNIDILVNNAGLALGLEHANEASLDDWEKMIDTNIKGLLYMTKAVLPVMVERKTGYIFNIGSTAGSWPYEGGNVYGATKAFVKQFSLNLRTDLKGTHIRVTNIEPGFSQTEFSDVRFKGDKSKADSVYKNTTPLSKNDIANAIFSLAELPEHVNVNRIEIMPTVQSYAGLSVERNN; from the coding sequence ATGTCAAAAATCGTCTTGATTACAGGTGCTACTTCAGGTTTTGGAGAAGCAACGGCTGAGAGATTTGCCAAAGCTGGCTATAAAGTCATTGTTACAGGTCGTCGCAAAGAGCGTTTGGAAGCTTTAAAAGCTAAACTTCCAACCTGCGATATTTTGCCCCTTTGTTTTGATGTGACCCAAAAAGAAGAGGTATTTAATGCGATCGCTTCTTTGCCAAAAGAGTATAAAAATATTGATATTTTGGTCAACAACGCCGGCCTTGCTTTGGGCTTAGAACATGCCAATGAAGCAAGCTTAGATGATTGGGAGAAGATGATCGACACCAACATTAAAGGTCTGCTCTACATGACAAAAGCCGTGCTCCCCGTAATGGTCGAACGCAAAACGGGTTATATCTTCAACATTGGCTCAACGGCGGGTAGTTGGCCGTATGAGGGTGGAAACGTTTACGGTGCGACCAAAGCGTTTGTCAAACAGTTCTCCCTTAACCTTAGAACTGACCTAAAAGGCACGCACATACGTGTGACCAACATTGAGCCTGGTTTTTCACAAACCGAATTTTCCGATGTACGTTTTAAAGGCGATAAATCAAAAGCGGACTCTGTGTATAAAAACACGACGCCCCTTTCTAAAAATGACATCGCCAATGCTATTTTCTCTTTGGCAGAGCTTCCAGAGCATGTCAATGTCAACCGCATCGAGATCATGCCAACCGTCCAAAGCTATGCTGGACTTAGTGTAGAACGTAATAACTAA
- a CDS encoding branched-chain amino acid ABC transporter substrate-binding protein — MKRLFPKLTASLAVCSVLVSASVAATNVIKIGVQAPITGQYANEGQSIDNGVKLIVDQYNAKGGVLGKKIEVVTCDDQGTAQQAAICAKKLVNEGVKAVIGSYTSGATEAAQTTYNRAGVLQTSDGTSDSLIAHKYWTFFRNSFPNSAEADYTAKYFVDGKQYKKIVILSDYSSYSTDLADATIKALKAKNANIIYEGKIKSGSQNFTATLTKIKSMDPDVIYFSGYYTDGGLLRAQQIQLGIKADFVGGDSNDNPDYMKLAGESAKGTLLINVPTPDILPYDIAKTFLTDYKTKFNATPASIWSLMNVDGLRAILHVMEQTKSEDTKVIAEGLHQLKDFPGITGPVTFREDGERIGGGYMTYEVQADKSYKIVYQ; from the coding sequence GTGAAGAGACTATTTCCAAAGTTGACTGCTTCTTTGGCAGTGTGTTCGGTTCTTGTGAGTGCGAGTGTTGCAGCTACAAATGTGATTAAAATAGGTGTTCAAGCGCCTATTACGGGGCAATATGCCAATGAAGGGCAAAGCATCGACAATGGTGTTAAACTCATTGTGGATCAATACAATGCTAAAGGTGGCGTTTTAGGCAAAAAAATCGAAGTCGTAACATGCGATGACCAAGGAACGGCGCAACAAGCGGCTATTTGTGCGAAAAAACTGGTGAATGAAGGCGTAAAAGCCGTCATTGGTTCGTACACATCAGGAGCAACCGAAGCAGCACAAACCACCTATAACCGAGCAGGGGTACTTCAAACCAGTGATGGTACGAGCGACTCTTTGATTGCACACAAATACTGGACATTTTTCAGAAATTCATTTCCAAACAGTGCTGAAGCAGACTACACAGCCAAATACTTTGTGGATGGAAAACAGTATAAAAAAATCGTTATTCTCTCAGACTACTCAAGCTACTCAACTGACTTAGCCGATGCGACTATCAAAGCACTCAAAGCTAAAAATGCCAACATCATTTATGAAGGCAAAATCAAATCAGGCTCTCAAAACTTTACAGCGACTTTGACAAAAATCAAGTCAATGGATCCCGATGTTATCTACTTTAGCGGTTACTACACCGATGGAGGATTATTGCGTGCTCAACAAATTCAGCTTGGTATCAAAGCAGACTTCGTTGGAGGCGATTCGAATGACAATCCTGATTACATGAAACTAGCAGGCGAAAGTGCTAAAGGAACGCTTCTTATCAACGTGCCAACCCCAGATATATTGCCATACGATATTGCAAAAACATTTTTAACGGACTACAAAACGAAATTCAATGCGACCCCTGCGTCTATCTGGTCGCTGATGAACGTGGATGGCCTTCGTGCTATTTTACATGTAATGGAACAAACCAAATCAGAAGATACAAAAGTGATCGCTGAGGGCTTACATCAGCTCAAAGATTTTCCTGGCATTACAGGTCCTGTAACGTTTAGAGAAGATGGTGAGCGCATAGGTGGTGGTTATATGACGTATGAAGTTCAAGCCGATAAAAGCTACAAAATCGTTTATCAATAA
- a CDS encoding branched-chain amino acid ABC transporter permease — translation MDIFLQQMVNGLTIGSLYALVALGYTMVYGVMRLINFAHGDLVAFSAFIGLSVYAQIFGESVTSLGAIIVVFALSALIVAFVGVLLERLAYRPLRTAPRLSAVVSALGAGLVIQNSVMLIWGPNMKIFPSNFFPATIWEIGGIVITFTQVMILGVSSVLMVGLYFFIHQTKIGTAIRAVAIDQDAAKLMGINVGRIIMIIFIIGSALGAVAGLFIGSYYRGITFDMGWMYGLNAFVAAIMGGIGNIPGAMLGGLLLGLFNAMITGYISTQWAETFTFVLLIAILVFRPTGILGETVAEKV, via the coding sequence ATGGATATTTTTTTACAACAAATGGTCAATGGTCTGACCATCGGAAGTCTCTATGCACTGGTTGCTTTAGGCTATACGATGGTGTATGGCGTCATGCGGCTTATCAACTTTGCGCATGGTGACCTCGTTGCATTTTCTGCGTTTATCGGGTTGAGTGTTTACGCACAAATTTTTGGAGAGAGTGTCACCTCTTTGGGTGCGATTATTGTCGTGTTTGCATTGTCTGCTCTGATTGTTGCTTTTGTAGGTGTACTTCTTGAGCGCCTAGCGTATAGGCCTTTACGAACTGCACCACGTCTCAGTGCCGTGGTTTCTGCTCTTGGAGCAGGGCTTGTGATTCAAAATTCCGTGATGCTTATTTGGGGCCCCAATATGAAAATCTTCCCCTCCAATTTTTTCCCTGCAACGATTTGGGAAATTGGAGGCATTGTGATTACGTTTACGCAAGTGATGATTTTAGGTGTCTCATCGGTTTTGATGGTCGGGCTTTACTTTTTTATTCACCAAACCAAAATTGGCACAGCCATTCGTGCCGTGGCGATTGACCAAGATGCTGCAAAATTGATGGGCATTAATGTGGGTCGCATCATTATGATTATCTTCATCATAGGCTCTGCTTTAGGCGCCGTGGCAGGGCTTTTTATAGGTTCATATTACCGAGGTATTACCTTTGATATGGGATGGATGTACGGGCTTAATGCCTTTGTTGCCGCCATCATGGGAGGTATCGGAAATATCCCGGGTGCGATGCTAGGAGGCCTTCTTTTAGGGCTTTTTAATGCAATGATAACAGGCTACATCTCAACGCAGTGGGCAGAAACCTTTACGTTTGTTCTTTTAATTGCGATCTTAGTCTTTAGACCGACAGGAATCCTCGGCGAAACTGTGGCGGAGAAAGTATGA
- a CDS encoding branched-chain amino acid ABC transporter permease, with protein sequence MMTKSSLIALFVLVFMGFFPLFVDSAWLAIGTTFLVFSVVALSQDIILGRAGVFHMGHAMFFGMGAYTTAILNVNFGLPILATLLPAIIVPMVFAFILVAPIIHLRGDYLLVATIGFNIIFIQVLQNDVFGLTGGPNGLFGIDVVKLFGFELSSQTHMYYMAFLLLGVTLLIIRNLDRSKFGRAMFYIHKDEIAAQSMGINIRYFKLYAFILGAGIAGAAGSMFSIQYSAVSPEAFNVTQSIMFFTIVLVGGSASLPGVLIGTFIMFVLPEMFREFETARYLVFGIAMILTMILRPRGIWPVKFGTIPDFLKKEVK encoded by the coding sequence ATGATGACAAAAAGCAGTCTTATAGCACTTTTTGTGCTCGTTTTTATGGGCTTTTTCCCTTTGTTTGTGGACTCTGCATGGTTGGCGATTGGAACAACGTTTTTGGTTTTCTCGGTCGTAGCACTTTCCCAAGACATCATCTTAGGACGTGCAGGTGTTTTTCACATGGGACATGCAATGTTCTTTGGCATGGGTGCGTACACCACGGCTATTCTCAATGTCAACTTTGGACTTCCTATTCTTGCGACATTATTACCAGCCATCATCGTACCGATGGTTTTTGCTTTTATATTAGTCGCACCCATTATTCATCTAAGAGGCGATTATCTGCTTGTAGCAACCATTGGGTTTAATATCATTTTTATTCAAGTACTTCAAAACGATGTTTTTGGTTTAACAGGCGGCCCCAATGGTCTCTTTGGCATTGATGTGGTAAAACTTTTTGGCTTCGAGCTTTCCTCTCAAACCCATATGTATTACATGGCGTTTCTATTACTTGGTGTAACGCTTCTGATTATTCGCAATCTTGATCGCAGTAAATTTGGACGCGCGATGTTTTACATTCATAAAGATGAGATTGCCGCTCAAAGTATGGGGATTAACATACGCTACTTTAAACTCTATGCGTTTATTTTGGGTGCGGGTATTGCGGGGGCTGCTGGAAGTATGTTCTCCATTCAGTATTCTGCGGTGAGTCCTGAGGCATTTAACGTTACTCAGTCCATTATGTTTTTTACCATTGTTTTGGTTGGCGGTTCCGCTTCCTTGCCAGGTGTTTTAATCGGCACATTCATTATGTTTGTGCTTCCTGAAATGTTTAGAGAGTTTGAAACGGCACGTTATTTGGTCTTCGGCATTGCGATGATTTTGACCATGATCTTAAGACCGCGCGGTATTTGGCCTGTCAAATTTGGCACTATTCCAGACTTTCTCAAAAAGGAGGTCAAATGA
- a CDS encoding ABC transporter ATP-binding protein, with translation MSEYILEISHVSKYFQGLIAINDLSMKVKKGQIYGIIGPNGAGKTTLFNCITGIYRPEIGKILWKGQDIKGVSPDKIAALGILRTFQTIRLFAEMSVAENIMSGRHIKSKQRWYNGVIPTPAYYKDEKENWKKVGELMAFFNLSEYATTPAGDLSYGIQRRIEMARALAAEPELLILDEPAAGLNENETLELTQTIRKIQAMGVTIMMIEHDMDMVMSLTEYITVINFGAKISEGVPSHVQDDPVVIEAYIGSDEDDNDE, from the coding sequence ATGAGCGAATATATCTTAGAAATCAGTCATGTCAGCAAGTATTTTCAAGGGCTCATTGCTATTAATGACCTCTCCATGAAAGTGAAAAAAGGACAGATTTACGGCATTATCGGTCCTAATGGTGCGGGTAAAACAACACTGTTTAACTGTATTACAGGTATTTATCGACCTGAAATTGGAAAAATTCTTTGGAAAGGGCAAGACATTAAAGGTGTGAGTCCTGATAAAATCGCAGCCTTAGGCATCCTTCGCACCTTTCAAACCATTCGTCTTTTTGCTGAGATGAGTGTGGCGGAGAACATTATGTCAGGTCGCCACATCAAATCAAAACAGCGTTGGTACAATGGTGTGATTCCTACACCAGCTTATTACAAAGATGAGAAAGAGAACTGGAAAAAAGTGGGCGAGTTGATGGCGTTTTTCAACCTTTCAGAGTATGCGACAACGCCAGCTGGGGACCTTTCCTATGGCATTCAAAGACGCATTGAAATGGCGCGCGCACTTGCAGCCGAGCCAGAGCTTCTCATTCTCGATGAGCCTGCGGCTGGTTTGAATGAAAACGAAACGTTAGAGCTCACGCAAACCATTCGCAAAATCCAAGCAATGGGCGTTACCATTATGATGATCGAACACGATATGGATATGGTCATGAGTTTGACCGAATACATTACGGTCATTAACTTTGGTGCCAAGATTAGCGAAGGCGTGCCTTCCCATGTTCAAGACGATCCAGTGGTCATTGAAGCGTATATTGGAAGTGATGAGGACGATAATGATGAATGA